ACAGTGACTGGTCTGTATGGTaatactgtgagtgtgtgcagtactTACAGTGACTGGTCTGTATGGTAATACGGTGAGTCTGTGCAGTACTTACACAGTGACTGGTCTGTATGGTaatactgtgagtgtgtgcagtactTACAAAGTGACTGGTCTGTATGGTaatactgtgagtgtgtgcagtactTACACAGTGACTGGTCTTTATGGTaatactgtgagtgtgtgcagtactTACACAGTGACTGGTCTGTATAGTaatactgtgagtgtgtgcagtactTACACATTGACTGGTCTGTATGGTaatactgtgagtgtgtgcagtactTACACAGTGACTGGTCTGTATGGTaatactgtgagtgtgtgcagtatttACACAGTGACTGGTCTGTATGGTAATacggtgagtgtgtgcagtactTACACAGTGACTGGTCTGTATGGTaatactgtgagtgtgtgcagtactTACAGTGACTGGTCTGTATGGTAATacggtgagtgtgtgcagtactTACACAGTGACTGGTCTGTATGGTaatacagtgagtgtgtgcagtactTACACAGTGACTGGTCTGTATGGTAATacggtgagtgtgtgcagtactTACACAGTGACTGGTCTGTATGGTaatactgtgagtgtgtgtagaacTTACACAGTGACTGGTCTGTATGGTAATACGGTGAGGGTGTGCAGTCCTTACACAGTGACTGGTCTGTATGGTAATACGGTGAGAGTGTGCAGTCCTTACACAGTGACTGGTCTGTATGGTAATACGGTGTGAGTGTGCAGTTCTTACACAGTGACTGGTCTGTATGGTaatactgtgagtgtgtgcagtactTACACAGTGACTGGTCTGTATGGTaatactgtgagtgtgtgcagtactTACACAGTGACTGGTCTGTATGGTaatactgtgagtgtgtgcagtactTACACAGTGACTGGTCTGTATGGTAatactgtgagagtgtgcagtccTTACACAGTGACTGGTCTGTATGGTaatactgtgagtgtgtgcagtactTACACAGTGACTGGTCTGTATGGTAATACGGTGAGAGTGTGCAGTACTTACACAGTGACTGGTCTGTATGGTAatactgtgagagtgtgcagtccTTACACAGTGACTGGTCTGTATGGTaatactgtgagtgtgtgcagtactTATACAGTGACTGGTCTGTATGGTAATACGGTGAGAGTGTGCAGTCCTTACACAGTGACTGGTCTGTATGGTaatactgtgagtgtgtgcagtactTACACAGTGACTGGTCTGTATGGTaatactgtgagtgtgtgcagtactTACACAGTGACTGGTCTGTATGGTAatactgtgagagtgtgcagtccTTACACAGTGACTGGTCTGTATGGTaatactgtgagtgtgtgcagtactTACACAGTGACTGGTCTGTATGGTaatactgtgagtgtgtgcagtactTACATGGTGACTGGTCTGTATGGTAatactgtgagagtgtgcagtccTTACACAGTGACTGGTCTGTATGGTaatactgtgagtgtgtgcagtactTACACAGTGACTGGTCTGTATGGTaatactgtgagtgtgtgcagtcctTACACAGTGACTGGTCTGTATGGTAATACTGTGAGTTTGTGCCGCAAAGAAACTAAGAAAAAAAGAAACCCTTTTTTAAATAAAAGACAAGGAAACGCGTTGTGCTTGAAATATAATATGATCATGTTTCTTTAATGTATTACTGAGGCCTCTGGTGACCACAAAACAAGTCACCCAACCTAGGCCTTATGTAAATGCAACATGTGATTCCCAATAATCCATTTAGACAAAATGTAAACAAAACATGCGATGCTTCTTGGACCAAAACTTAAAAAAAGCTTATAAACATGAAATATTATGGCTGATATTTTTTAAATGGCGCTACACCACAAGACACCGTCTAGAGCCAGATAACTTCTTACAAGGTAGCACTGCTTTGCCAATAGTACTACACCTGAGTAGTGCCCTATGTTTTATACGCTAAAGGAAAGAATACACACAGTTAAACCCCTTATGCTGGTATTAAGGAGACACTTTGTGCAAGTGCCGAGTATCAGGAATACACCTTTGCAAATGCAATGTCCTGCTCTCGAGCACATACCTGTATCCGCCCGGGCACAATGTTTTCTGTGGTGGCGAAGATAAGCTGCTTTGCATTGGCAGACTCGGGTGTTGCCAGTATCACCTTCCCTGCTCCAGTTCCACCAGGAGTGGTCAAAATAAACTGATGTTTGGACGATATAGACGAGTCTACGGACGTCACTATCTGAATCTTCTGCCCGGTCTGCTGATCTGTCACTATCTGTATAAGACAATAGAATAGCTGTATATGCCATGCGCTGCCTGACATGTCACTGCTCATATTAAAGCAGAACTCCCCCCACCGAAGCCTGCATTTCACCtgcttttaattttatttttttactgttaAAAATTACGTAATTTTTCCCCCCATCTTTAGCTGTTGAGGTTACAACTGTAACCTTTAGACTTCACTAACTCTGCCGTACGCTCCATTTCAACTACACACCTCCTAAACGCAGCAtctcattttaaaaataaaaacaacgttGGAAAGGGCATGAAGAGGCCtcttaaagtaaataaaatgcaCAATATGGAGCTTAGTGCAGACTGCTTTAATAACATACTTTTGACTGGACTATAAGATAAGGACTGCCAAGTAATACAAATATTACAAACCTACATTAAAATATGGGCATGCTGCTTTAAATGGTAGCAAATAGCGCATTATTTTAGTAATTACAATTTGTTTGCATTTACGATGTTTTGGATCCCAATGTAGAAGACAGAAGAGCACTCCTGCACTCAAATAGGCACGAATATTTATTCAGACAATATTTTGCTCCTTACATAGCTGGACACCGATGTCGGAATAAGTGAGCACTGAAATGCTGATTGAATAAAGACTCATGACTGTTTTGGCGTGTGACTATCTTCTCCATTATGATTCTAGGCCTTACCATCACACAAATTGTATTTTTCTTATAATACCTATTATCCTTGGGATGTGAATGggaaggcctcgtccagggtaaaAGCGAGCGAGCTGGCgctcgagcgccgtgacgtcaggcgCTCATGTTGCTCGGGTCGATTCCGGGCCAGCTAGCTGCGCGCGtgggtggttcgccctcattgcctGAACCGAgcacgtgaccagggcaagcgcgacaaattacaaaaaaaaaaaaattgtctctgCAAGCGTCGCGCCTCCCCACGCTCACGTGCGCGCAGTATGGACGGGGGGATTGAGTTTGATCGTTCTGATCGCGAGCCCGGGCGAGGCCTTACAATTATTTTCGATATCTTACCTTAGAATTAAGAATTTAAGCTGCATTGGtttaataaacacatttttttggtGGAGGAACTTCACTAATGCTGGatgattaaaaaataataataataataacaatataccgCTGAAACAAAAGCTCATACATACTTTGAAAGAGCCGGGAAGCTGGAATGACGGTACCTGGACACGCTGCGGGGAAGACAATGCAGAGTCTGTGGAGGAGATTATCTGGATACGTTGGGAGGGGATGGTCATCACTGAAGATTCCTGAACCTGACACAAGAGAAAGGTCATCTCACTTTAGCATACTTACTCCAATGAATTATAACATACGCTGCAGGGCAGTACAATGAGGGGGTGAAAGCAAGCACAACCACATGGCAACATTAACAAGAGAACCCTGCTCCGATGAGCTCGCAATCTAAAGGGAAGAAAGACTGGCGACATAAGatatagtgcaggggtggccaactccagaactcaacaggtcaggtttttaggatctctctgcttcagcacaggtggctcaatcagtggttcagtcaaaggctacctgtgctgaagcagggatatccttaaaacctgacctgttggtggcccttgaggaccggttGGCCATTCCTAATATAGTACTTTAGTCAAAGGGGTTTATGTATCAACGTAGAGAAAAGTGTGTTTAGATGCACTGCTCTGTTTTGTGGAGCAGAGCTGCTGCATGTATACGCAGCActtacatctgatgcagtatGCCAGATTTGCGCTTATTCAGAGGTGAAGGATTTTTTGAGGGGAAATAAAAGAATGGTAAAGTCTAATCCCTCGTGACAAATGACGCAAACTGGTACAAAGAATGATGTTATTTTTCGAAGTTTAAATGAAGTGAAAGTAATTTCAAAATGTACAGTAGGACATCGGTAACATAAGCAATGAACATCTAGGTAACGAGGGAAGTTCCTACCCTCCTGAGGAAGCTCATCCCCCTAATAAAATGTGCGTGATATTCAGACATAAGTGGAGCAAATATCTAAACAGGGATTTTAAATACAGGCACACTCCTCATTATTGTACGTGTTCAAGCAGATTCTAAAGAACACGTCTGAGAAACGGAATAAAATGATTAGGAAAAATAAACCAACATGTTCAAATGGAAAGCAAGCATTAGCCTCAAAATGCACAAGGAGGAAGCCTGCGGAATAATAACCCTAACTTATTGTTTACCTCAAAAAAGTCTACGTAAAAGCAGAAGTAAAAACTTACAGCTCGTGTACTCTTCAATAGGAATTATTGTCCAGTTTCTTATGTCTAAAATAGTCGCAAAGAAACATGGAGTCTCCCAGCTCAGCAAGTCCATTGTGAGGATTAATGAGAAATATCACATAACAGAGCTACTTTCAATATGGTGTGAccctaaatatatatttatacttgtgAAGGCATGGACTTCCTTCTATAAATGCTACTGTGCGCAAAGCACATTTTTACTACTTTTGTTGTTTTGGAAATTAATTAGATTGCATTTACCTGGagcctctgaatgggggagtATTTGTCAATCTTCTTTTATTTAACCTCATCCCATCCACCCTgttcttatcagagagccaaaaaATGTACGGGAGGAAAAGAGAAGGGGTTTGCCAGTGCAAACGCTTGTCGAATACGACTTCAGAAAAATGGGAGCCTCAGCTCATCAGATTTACAAACCTATTTCAAAATAatgatttaaccctttgagtgcactATGACACTGGGGCAACGCACAAGTAGGTGTCACCCATGGGtccttatgacatttctcctTCATTTATATTTTGCATGTTTCTAGGAAGATGACAACCTCAGCTTTTAGTGACCTGTGATGACGATCGGAGCTGAGTCCAAAGGGTCAAAATATCATGTAGGTGTTGGGTTTTGGTAACAAAGACATCAACCACCCAGATTTCACCCCTTAACAcgggtcactgccattagtagacTTTGGAACAAAAGACTGACCCTTAGCAGACTCCACACACCTGATCTTCTTCTAAAAGTGCAGGTGACACTGCTGCATTACAACATGTTTGTgacagtaaggctgcgcttatagtgacggcgacgcgacgtagcggcaaaacaaatgcattgccgccgttgcgtgcgcttatagtaagcgcgacgggagCGACGCTAATtcttgaagccggtcaaatttgatttttcagaggctgtcgccacgtgtgacagcctctgaaccaatcaaagacctggtcgcccagcgacgtcgccggaaagcgaaatacaactttcgctagcggcgacggccaCGACAACGGGTGACGCTATCCAACGCGTCGCCGTCTATATACAAaggatacattatatatacacattgtataTATACATGATACGTTATAAACACGATACACGATaacattatatatagatatatatattcaaaaatgtatgtacgtctttatttgtatagcgccattaatgtacatagcgcttcacagcagtaatagttacaatcatataaataataagatataaataacacaaagggaataagtgcttcagacttaaaagtaatcTTTTTGAAAagcgctgtacacacacacacacacacacacacacacacacacacacacacacacacacacacacacacacacacacacacacacacacacacacacacacacacacacacacacacacacacacgggagggataagcacagataacattccaagagacagtTTTTAAataaaacccttgcttgctttattcattgtaacatcgccgttgtgtgtatgtatatatatcagaCAGAGGATGCATGGGAACGCCATGCTCTAACAGTAACTGCTCTACGCAATGATCAGCTGACACACCTCTTCCTGATTGGTCACCTAAAACAATCATGTCCCGAGCCCCTCCCACCGAGGTCACGCCCATCCAGCCGGCGCGATTACTTGATTGGTCCACAGCGCTGCCGCTCAGCCCGAGGTACCGCCCCAAAGGTAAATAAAGGAGGCAGAATGCGAGGGGTAGAAAAAATAAAGATGGAGGGTCTTGGCAGGGTGCCAGAGAGCGGGTCAGATCTTAGCATTACCTCagctttggggttttttttttttacctccccCGTGCGGCTCCCTCAGGGCCGCGGGAGGAGGGGCGGCCCGGAGCTGTCTGAGGTACTTCTGCCTGGCGCGGGCTCCCCCTGGCTGCCTGTCCCAGCGCGCGCGGGGCCCCTACTCCTCCCATTGGCTCTGTCCCAGCGGGCGCGAGGAGCCCCCTCCTCCCATTGGCTGTCTGACCCAGCGCGCGCGCGCGGggccaccctccttcacccatgGCCCTTTTCTCGCCCGCGGCGCCTCACGGGATGTacaactgcccctccctcccgttACTTCCGACACCGGCGACGGGTATTCAGGCTGCTCCAACTACGTGTGAGGACGGTTAGTAGGACTGAGGGGGAGCGGCGGGAGCTTGGTTGCGGGCCGCAGCCTTGGGGGTAAGATTACCAGTACAGGCGCCCCGCCCTCCGCCGGAGGTGACGGGGCCTCTCCTCAGACTAGGCCGCGGGTATTCATCTTCCTTACCTCGTCTGAGGAGGTGGAGGCCTTGTATCCTTCCGCTTCACAGCCGCATCCCCTCCCTCGGCGGGTCTCCGGGGGGCCCTCCTGTCCTCGCTAGATGTATTTTCTGTTTATTCCCGGTAAATGATATTTATTTTTGGTTCTGTTTTGAATTTTTTTCCCTTCGGTGAGAGGTCAGAGGTCGTGACCCCGCGCTCCGccgccttttttttttccccctctcctgtTTCCTTTTCCCTCTCGCGCTGGGTGGACGGAGCGCGGGCGTGGGGGACGTCACGAGGTGCGTGACGTTGATTGGTTGAATCGGATAGGCGGGCACAGGACGTAGCCCCTCCCCCCGGAAGGCTGATCTGACACGTGGGTGGTTTTTTTAGTCCTGGGGACCTGGGCTCTTGCTATAGTTTTTGTTTATTGCAACGATTTTAGTTCAGTTTTATTCCTTTGTTCATTCCCATTTGTATCCTGACTCCTAAGCACAGATATTATCGTGTAAGTACTGTAGAAAAAAAGTAGTCTTTGTATTTTACTTTAAGCCGTTGGCTTGTTTAATGCTGGTACTTTCTACAGTAGTGGTACCCGCCAAACCTTTTGTGGGTGGGTCTtgaagtcaggcccaacttcagCATCGGCGAGTGGGACCGGGATCTGCCCCGCACTTCAGCTCGAGTTGGCAAAATCATGTAGAAAGGGGGCCCTGAAacgctgcaatttttttttttttgccactaaAATTAGTGTCTGAACTTGAACAGATTTTAATTTTTAACACCCTTTATGTATGCTGTAGatttacaggggtgcgcaaagttttcccactgcgctctcctcccctgctcaggCCCCCTCCCTGCTCGGCTCCAGGCCCGCCATGGCAAAGCGACATCACCATTTGACTACTTTGGTTGTCATGACCAGGTAGACGTTAGAGGCATCTTGTGGTCCTctcacatttaatttaaatgccttgggagagtgtgggacctcTAACGGCCACTCCCcctgtttgcacacccctgctgtagaagGTACAGTAGCAGCATAAAGAAAGCCACCTGCTTAAAGTAAACTACAAGAACTCATATTTTTATGAACTATTATTGTACATGAGGGCCAATCAGCCACGGATGCATAGGATCAATGCCCCAACTGATAAGTGAATGAATTGAGGACACAATTGGTGAGTGccagcttttatttattttttggggtaaCATATAGGAACTAAAAAAAATTGCAGGTTCTGGACCAACAAATCAGAATGGAAAAGTACTGCTATTAGGGACACAGAGGCTAAGTGACACTCAGCATTTGAAGACTCACAGAGAATTGGTGATAGTTGTCTGCAACTCCCCAGTTCGAGGAGGAGACTCCTTCAAAATCGACTGAAAATGTAGTTtattgggggggaaaaaacaattcACCCAATGCAAGTCAGACGATCCTACCAAGTATCtcaaattgttgtttttttttttttgttttttttatgtaacTTTAATTTCACATGGTGCCTTTCTCCCAATAAgattcaaagcgcttcacaattacagtataatgcatggtatgcagcacataggattattatagtccctgcccaggtgaatttactattatattttttttttaatacacctGTTTGAAACAAATAGAATTTGCAGTCAAAGGAATTGTAAGTACAACTTATATGTTGGAACAGCAATAAAGTGTCTACTGTCAacacttgtttttgttttttgaggtttttttttttttttctgtatctaCTGTTTAATAACTTGCCAAATGTAGGCTAAGTCTTAAATACGAAATTTCAAACGAATTGCAATGTAAATCTAGCGTTAATAGGATTGTTAGGACAGCGGccgtgatatatatattattttttttggtggcgggcggttgcagaggtcctgtgCTCTTCTTTGCATTTAAATGAGGTTAGACAttggttcagccggcttcagggcGCGTTACCATGGCATGTAACAGTTGCCGTAATAATgtgatgtcaaatgatgccgcgggtcaggTGACATCACACGACCCTGAGATGAGGGGGTGCACCAACAGAGGAGAGTAGGCGGGAGTGCAAAATAAAGTTtgtgtgcccctgtgttaggagACTGCATACATCATTGAGAAAGTGAAGTGGTGCTTATAAAGCTGCGTTAAAGTAACTTTTAGAATATTGTTATTTAGAGAGAGCTTGCAAACAGTTGTAAATCAATATTTATCCAAACAGAAACCCACAGGAATTCACAATGATGAATGTAATTGGAAACAAGGCAAGGAAAGTCAATTTTGAATCTTGTGCTTTTAATGGTTCCCATAACCTTTTAAGTTGTTTTCTGATTAAACATGACATTTCTTCCTCTATCTGTTCTCAGGACtcctgagtgtgtctgtgttgacttattttttttggggggggggggggggggtatactactagcctaccccttggaaggaagcacacctgggacccctcaccttttggatagcatggactgtgcagcactcagagtgagtcaatcgcttgctacatgttttcctgttcaggactttatttagacaattagTACGCTATATGGTGTTATTGTTAACtacagcgtcacttattagtgatcttaccatccgggactgcaacccagtacctgtcttctattatgtttaggggtcccccctacaagtatctggttattcattcatttatcctactgttggggtctttagcattacgcagtcacatggtctatATAtaacatttgaaatattaagtgtatgTGAGGTTAAAATTGCAAATTTCAACAGTAAAGGTTACTTTGGTAGTCTCGG
This genomic stretch from Ascaphus truei isolate aAscTru1 unplaced genomic scaffold, aAscTru1.hap1 HAP1_SCAFFOLD_3578, whole genome shotgun sequence harbors:
- the LOC142483696 gene encoding nuclear receptor subfamily 2 group C member 2-like isoform X1 produces the protein MTIPSQRIQIISSTDSALSSPQRVQVPSFQLPGSFKIVTDQQTGQKIQIVTSVDSSISSKHQFILTTPGGTGAGKVILATPESANAKQLIFATTENIVPGRIQVCAREQDIAFAKVYS
- the LOC142483696 gene encoding nuclear receptor subfamily 2 group C member 2-like isoform X2 — protein: MTIPSQRIQIISSTDSALSSPQRVQIVTDQQTGQKIQIVTSVDSSISSKHQFILTTPGGTGAGKVILATPESANAKQLIFATTENIVPGRIQVCAREQDIAFAKVYS